One Sulfolobus sp. S-194 DNA segment encodes these proteins:
- a CDS encoding DUF4322 domain-containing protein, protein MKTPDYIYPKIRVQIEEKIFSIINFKGRKAEEVKKTLVTAALTKDSVENKAKEFDISPQTVRNYVEEQPQVIEQILNVIKTISIKQLSERKRVKISIDWTSIKYKGKPVEGTSGSKQGYSWNYATATTRVKGKTLILAFTRVEKGMTRLEIVENLVKQILALGLEIELIALDAGFYSVDVINYLSRFNFIIGVPVEKVGIHRNFDGDYTAKSRGKKAKFRLIIHHGREKEYLAKGTNLDVNRSMVVKWYNKVRTPIETSYKLIKSFLIFTSSRSRLFRLFIFVLAMLIYTLYLLLKGTTSKEDFRLLLIALFLQDNITTIQEYLVKIFYPLFNSLELFSG, encoded by the coding sequence TTGAAAACACCAGACTACATCTACCCTAAAATACGTGTACAAATCGAGGAAAAAATATTTTCCATCATAAACTTCAAGGGAAGAAAGGCAGAAGAAGTCAAGAAAACACTTGTAACAGCAGCACTAACAAAAGATTCCGTGGAAAACAAGGCAAAAGAATTTGACATATCACCACAAACAGTAAGAAACTACGTGGAAGAACAACCACAAGTAATAGAACAAATACTAAACGTGATCAAAACAATCTCCATCAAGCAACTAAGCGAAAGAAAACGCGTAAAAATTTCAATAGACTGGACATCAATAAAATACAAAGGAAAACCCGTAGAAGGAACAAGCGGATCAAAACAAGGTTACTCATGGAACTACGCGACAGCAACAACAAGAGTAAAGGGAAAAACACTAATACTAGCATTCACACGCGTAGAAAAAGGAATGACCAGACTAGAGATAGTTGAAAACCTAGTAAAACAAATACTAGCATTGGGCCTAGAAATAGAACTAATAGCACTAGATGCCGGATTTTACTCAGTAGATGTAATCAACTACTTATCAAGGTTTAACTTCATCATCGGAGTACCCGTGGAAAAGGTTGGAATACATCGAAACTTCGACGGCGATTACACTGCAAAATCAAGAGGCAAAAAAGCAAAATTCAGACTAATAATACACCATGGTAGGGAAAAGGAGTACCTGGCTAAAGGGACAAACCTAGACGTAAATAGGAGTATGGTTGTAAAGTGGTATAACAAGGTTAGAACACCAATAGAAACATCATACAAGTTGATCAAATCTTTCCTAATCTTCACGTCATCAAGGAGTCGCTTATTCCGCTTGTTTATCTTCGTCCTAGCAATGTTAATCTATACACTATACTTGCTCCTCAAGGGGACGACGAGCAAGGAAGATTTTCGCTTACTCCTAATCGCCTTGTTTTTACAGGATAATATTACAACTATTCAAGAATATTTAGTTAAAATATTTTATCCACTTTTTAATTCACTTGAATTATTTTCGGGGTGA
- a CDS encoding ISNCY family transposase encodes MNKNLSNDTYYQALNDAIHAALAPLENIRKDTAVRLLLGGIIGKGAYEISQEINMDYMTLLKNLDKIANANLVKAVKNIVKDHPVLLIIDDTHDHKEYARAIPVSRNGAQVYYCKTHKRYEPTIQLLIITIKDLKTNETYTVSIIPYIPQKVVEVLRERGEEVEFKTKIQEYLEILPGLEKEFNIVGKVFDSWYVNSKTLLDDTVGELKSNARVVEGGRSVPVGEFPQGEYLVEYLGTPIKLLVIDDYKGYGRRYFFSTNVNDSPEDILTTWENRWDIEVLIRELKALGLEKGSFLTWLRNTGFIILKTFSLLVVLVFKYSLGLNLGAKRLSRLIKRIYQGGGGIKKLFKRKRNP; translated from the coding sequence GTGAATAAAAACCTCAGCAACGATACGTATTACCAAGCTTTAAACGATGCAATACATGCTGCACTAGCCCCACTAGAAAACATAAGAAAAGATACTGCAGTAAGACTACTACTAGGAGGAATAATAGGCAAGGGAGCATACGAAATATCACAAGAGATAAACATGGACTACATGACACTACTCAAAAACCTAGACAAGATAGCAAACGCAAACCTAGTAAAAGCAGTAAAAAACATAGTAAAAGACCACCCGGTACTACTAATAATAGACGACACACACGACCACAAAGAATACGCGAGAGCGATACCGGTATCAAGAAACGGAGCACAAGTATACTACTGCAAAACACACAAGAGATACGAACCAACAATACAACTCCTCATAATAACAATAAAGGACTTGAAAACAAACGAAACTTATACGGTCTCAATAATACCGTATATACCACAAAAGGTTGTTGAGGTGTTAAGGGAGAGGGGAGAGGAAGTTGAGTTCAAGACCAAAATACAAGAATACTTGGAAATATTACCGGGACTTGAAAAGGAGTTCAACATTGTGGGCAAGGTCTTCGACTCTTGGTATGTTAATTCTAAGACTCTTCTTGATGATACCGTCGGGGAACTCAAGTCCAACGCGCGGGTCGTCGAGGGTGGCAGATCCGTACCCGTTGGCGAGTTCCCCCAAGGGGAGTACTTAGTAGAATACTTGGGTACTCCCATAAAGTTACTTGTTATAGATGATTATAAGGGTTACGGGAGGAGGTATTTCTTCTCAACGAACGTCAACGATTCTCCCGAGGACATCTTAACCACTTGGGAGAACCGTTGGGACATCGAGGTGTTAATCAGGGAGTTGAAGGCTCTAGGTTTGGAGAAGGGTTCCTTCCTCACCTGGTTGAGGAACACCGGTTTCATTATCTTAAAGACCTTTTCTTTGCTTGTAGTCTTGGTCTTCAAGTATTCCTTAGGTTTAAATCTAGGAGCTAAAAGGCTCTCTAGGTTGATAAAAAGAATTTATCAAGGAGGCGGAGGAATCAAAAAATTATTTAAACGTAAGAGAAATCCGTAA
- a CDS encoding protein kinase has translation MRERFFKIVFILLTLEGLMFDFLVYMNLQLFPLDVNLVDQTLQNIKVAFAFFMAINGFLTFFSIDDIDIFSKYITRYLIVGFVALPAYTTMGLVVASDFVYVNFYFWFPALMYLMHMTSISFMFNKMGEIHGTKRLKFASYLIATQFLSPIGVIMAYSGMKTMLRSSEQASKHAAFKVEGLPAGVNAIVIIGGKTYEFNETLHIPLYSYTESWHALDINSPYGVYKPDLSWGYVTPGDVITLKYTLVKNSETFLSPRSRSISKPLLTTWDTKVWLNKKIGTYTVLKYLGEGGYGYVLSAKSSNDELVAIRIFKLFSENLTEFFAKLGEEAMSLVNLSDHPNIIKIYGFYVDSVALNKIINGDVSQYLINPPIMVMELMKDNLQDLLKDDNFYYSHIWEKVVYKAVADVSLALKYLHGHGYVYMDVKPSNIFLAKDKPNSPRYLLNVGFKLGDLGSALRVSSKINQLTLEYSPPEVFEGIAKPLLDIFALGMTIYVLLNRKADRPDLVEMNEAFDCYVKHDLNCVSLKISEAKTKLSSWQPNLPDEIENFVKRMLSPDPSTRPTAEEVFNYFSRLVGS, from the coding sequence ATGCGAGAACGATTCTTTAAAATCGTCTTTATACTCCTCACATTAGAAGGATTAATGTTCGACTTTTTAGTTTATATGAATTTACAATTATTTCCGTTAGATGTCAACCTCGTGGATCAAACCTTACAAAACATAAAAGTGGCTTTTGCGTTCTTTATGGCAATTAATGGTTTCTTAACTTTTTTCTCTATAGATGATATTGATATATTTTCTAAATACATTACCAGATACTTGATCGTTGGTTTTGTTGCACTACCAGCCTACACCACCATGGGGTTAGTGGTAGCTTCTGATTTTGTCTATGTTAACTTTTATTTTTGGTTCCCAGCTCTTATGTATTTAATGCACATGACATCGATTTCATTCATGTTTAATAAAATGGGAGAAATTCACGGTACTAAAAGGCTAAAGTTTGCAAGTTATTTAATCGCCACTCAGTTTCTTTCCCCGATAGGGGTGATCATGGCTTATTCGGGGATGAAAACCATGTTGAGATCCTCTGAGCAAGCCTCTAAACATGCCGCTTTTAAAGTTGAGGGGTTGCCAGCCGGAGTAAATGCTATTGTTATTATAGGTGGTAAAACTTATGAGTTTAACGAAACTCTCCACATACCGCTTTATAGCTATACCGAGAGTTGGCACGCGTTAGACATTAATTCGCCTTACGGAGTCTATAAGCCGGACCTTTCATGGGGTTATGTAACACCGGGTGATGTAATTACGTTAAAATACACGCTCGTGAAAAATTCTGAAACTTTTTTGAGTCCTAGATCAAGATCGATATCAAAGCCTTTGCTCACGACTTGGGATACCAAAGTGTGGTTAAATAAAAAAATTGGCACATACACTGTTCTGAAGTATTTAGGAGAAGGAGGTTACGGTTACGTGTTAAGTGCAAAGAGTAGTAATGACGAACTGGTGGCGATAAGGATATTCAAACTTTTCAGCGAGAACTTAACGGAATTCTTTGCCAAGTTGGGTGAGGAAGCTATGAGCCTTGTAAACCTATCAGACCACCCTAATATTATCAAGATATACGGGTTCTATGTCGACAGTGTTGCTCTAAACAAAATAATTAACGGCGATGTATCCCAATACCTCATAAATCCTCCGATAATGGTAATGGAATTGATGAAGGATAATTTACAAGACTTATTAAAAGATGACAATTTCTATTACAGTCATATTTGGGAAAAAGTAGTTTATAAGGCTGTGGCCGATGTATCTTTAGCTTTAAAATACCTCCACGGTCACGGTTACGTTTACATGGATGTTAAGCCATCAAACATCTTCTTGGCAAAAGATAAGCCTAACAGTCCTCGTTATCTACTTAATGTTGGCTTTAAGTTGGGGGATTTGGGGAGTGCTCTCAGGGTTAGCAGTAAAATAAATCAATTAACGTTGGAATATTCCCCACCGGAAGTATTTGAAGGTATAGCTAAACCACTATTAGACATATTCGCACTCGGTATGACAATCTACGTTTTACTGAACAGAAAAGCTGACAGACCCGACCTAGTGGAAATGAACGAAGCATTCGATTGTTATGTAAAACACGACCTAAACTGCGTCTCCCTCAAAATTTCCGAAGCAAAAACAAAACTATCATCTTGGCAACCAAACCTACCAGACGAGATAGAAAACTTCGTCAAAAGAATGCTATCACCAGACCCCTCAACAAGACCAACAGCAGAAGAAGTTTTCAATTACTTTTCAAGGTTGGTGGGATCATGA
- a CDS encoding serine/threonine-protein kinase: MESLLKTVFALLAVEGFLFDLRVFMHLPYVSVILLALSPSSIVLTIFLLRGINKDWYDEFTIFLGLVFLLVSLIVSPTIYALIAYGYIHFSSVFLFAITALVNYTIPLAMTFYDMLIVIPSRRLRLASCFIMTQFLSPLGAALAYTTLNKITTKKKDEELGIATFYARGLPCRAKAIINVGGKTYKFKDTINVKVHKDGEFWKTCEVKTREGIYEPRQNWGVAYPGDVFTIEYSLAKPKNMLPSTITTPSTIPPLTNWDPKIWQGRYVSNYFIEKYIGEGGNGYVLKAKYGDSKEVAIKILKLLGGKPMEFFKELSQEALNLVTVSDHPNIVKVYAFNLDSLAINKIINGDNALYLTDPPMIVMELMAGTLNDLLLDDRFYLSVNWKKAVYKAIKEVALALKYIHENGYVHMDIKPSNIFITKKPMSPQDLLNVGFKLGDLGSALRVSSKINQLTLEYSPPEVFEGIAKPLLDIFALGMTIYVLLNRKADRPDLVEMNEAFDCYVKHDLNCVSLKISEAKTKLSSWQPNLPDEIENFVKRMLSPDPSTRPTAEEVVMYFNSLP; the protein is encoded by the coding sequence ATGGAATCACTTCTTAAAACTGTTTTCGCACTTCTTGCAGTAGAGGGGTTCCTCTTCGACCTACGGGTCTTCATGCACTTACCGTATGTTAGCGTAATTTTACTAGCCCTTTCACCATCTAGCATTGTTCTCACTATTTTCCTTTTGCGTGGTATTAACAAGGATTGGTATGACGAGTTCACGATATTTTTAGGCCTCGTGTTTTTGCTAGTCTCACTAATCGTTAGTCCGACAATTTACGCTCTTATAGCGTATGGATACATCCACTTCTCCTCCGTCTTTTTGTTTGCCATAACAGCGTTAGTTAACTACACGATCCCATTAGCCATGACGTTCTATGATATGCTCATTGTTATACCTTCAAGGAGGCTGAGGTTAGCCTCGTGCTTCATTATGACTCAGTTCCTTTCTCCTTTAGGGGCAGCTCTAGCTTACACAACATTAAATAAAATAACGACGAAGAAAAAAGATGAGGAGTTAGGAATCGCTACGTTTTACGCTAGAGGCTTACCGTGTAGAGCTAAGGCAATAATAAACGTGGGAGGTAAAACTTACAAGTTCAAAGACACAATTAACGTAAAAGTACATAAGGACGGTGAGTTTTGGAAAACATGTGAAGTGAAGACGAGGGAAGGGATCTATGAACCGAGACAAAATTGGGGTGTCGCATATCCGGGAGATGTGTTTACGATAGAGTATAGTTTAGCCAAGCCTAAGAATATGTTGCCTAGCACTATAACAACGCCTTCAACTATACCTCCGCTTACCAATTGGGATCCTAAAATCTGGCAAGGGAGATATGTTTCGAACTACTTTATTGAGAAGTATATAGGTGAAGGCGGTAACGGTTATGTTCTAAAGGCTAAATACGGTGATAGTAAAGAAGTTGCTATAAAAATACTTAAACTGTTAGGTGGTAAACCTATGGAGTTCTTCAAGGAGTTAAGCCAAGAAGCTTTAAACCTTGTAACGGTTTCAGACCACCCTAATATCGTTAAGGTCTATGCATTCAACCTCGACAGTTTAGCTATAAATAAGATAATTAACGGTGACAACGCTCTATACCTTACCGACCCCCCGATGATCGTAATGGAGCTTATGGCAGGTACATTAAATGATCTATTATTAGATGACAGATTCTACTTAAGTGTAAATTGGAAGAAAGCCGTTTATAAGGCCATAAAGGAAGTAGCGTTAGCTTTGAAGTATATTCATGAAAACGGATATGTACACATGGACATTAAACCCTCAAATATATTCATAACTAAAAAACCGATGAGCCCTCAGGACCTACTTAATGTTGGCTTTAAGTTGGGGGATTTGGGGAGTGCTCTCAGGGTTAGCAGTAAAATAAATCAATTAACGTTGGAATATTCCCCACCGGAAGTATTTGAAGGTATAGCTAAACCACTATTAGACATATTCGCACTCGGTATGACAATCTACGTTTTACTGAACAGAAAAGCTGACAGACCCGACCTAGTGGAAATGAACGAAGCATTCGATTGTTATGTAAAACACGACCTAAACTGCGTCTCCCTCAAAATTTCCGAAGCAAAAACAAAACTATCATCTTGGCAACCAAACCTACCAGACGAGATAGAAAACTTCGTCAAAAGAATGCTATCACCAGACCCCTCAACAAGACCAACAGCAGAAGAAGTTGTAATGTACTTTAACTCTCTTCCCTAA
- a CDS encoding protein kinase, translating into MLEEIRAFQGLTRVLLVEYIVAFFSIPIILFLPQTVVKDLLEFISIPYIFFSVLLFSFEYQMSNNVLDSVNPLPIHVSIIDSGQIQTLILLVIGSVLIGIGASISFPAQLIPVSPIPAFVAFFILNFTAHDLLVWYVLDSIGFVLNSERLIKYSRLTATIVLYPVILPAILSALNELPKIVNEFKNKYSKEISELENYYRQYPTDKKIVTFRVYNLSDGVKAKVRINGKMSKIKYEKKIKYPFVVWQSERVSHKGEVYEPLKKSGVAFYGDRVDIEYVKIKMREKYIEVAPETFIGKTVSAYKLETYLGETSDGYLFKGTNGNNAVLVKVIKVKQENPEKYFRELGEEVSNLIALLNHPNLIKLYAMSVDELVIKDFLKGNYSTYLENPLTIVSEYPTDGNLKSIKLDKRMIYKAVAEIASALDYLHSQGYIHTAVSPSSIFLSNGEFKLGGLENAVKITSWRIRELNVDYLPEEVFEGVITPLLDIFSLGITICELFEGKNTRPDLEDLRKLRECYLNGDTRSVSDIVKKGKAKLQDWKPNLPKEINGFVERMVSPDPSKRPTAKEVVKYFTSL; encoded by the coding sequence ATGCTTGAGGAGATAAGGGCTTTCCAAGGCTTAACTCGCGTCTTACTGGTCGAGTACATTGTTGCTTTCTTCTCTATCCCTATAATACTTTTCCTGCCCCAAACGGTAGTCAAAGATCTGTTAGAGTTTATTAGTATTCCTTATATCTTCTTTAGTGTACTCTTATTTTCTTTTGAATATCAAATGTCAAACAATGTTCTTGATTCTGTAAACCCGTTACCCATACACGTTTCTATCATTGATTCAGGTCAAATACAAACGTTAATCTTGCTCGTTATAGGGAGTGTATTAATCGGCATCGGTGCAAGTATTTCTTTTCCAGCTCAACTCATTCCCGTAAGTCCGATCCCTGCATTTGTAGCCTTCTTTATCCTGAATTTCACGGCCCACGATCTACTCGTATGGTACGTGTTAGACTCTATCGGATTTGTGTTAAATTCAGAACGCTTAATAAAGTATAGTAGATTGACAGCTACAATAGTCTTGTATCCCGTAATATTACCAGCAATATTATCTGCCTTGAACGAATTACCTAAGATTGTAAATGAATTTAAAAACAAATACAGTAAGGAGATAAGCGAGTTAGAAAATTATTATAGGCAATATCCGACAGACAAAAAAATTGTTACCTTCAGGGTTTATAATTTATCGGATGGTGTTAAGGCGAAGGTAAGAATTAACGGAAAGATGAGTAAGATCAAGTACGAGAAGAAAATAAAATACCCATTTGTGGTTTGGCAGTCTGAGAGAGTATCTCACAAGGGTGAGGTGTACGAGCCTCTAAAAAAATCCGGTGTCGCGTTTTATGGTGATCGTGTAGACATAGAATATGTAAAAATAAAGATGAGGGAGAAGTACATCGAAGTGGCACCAGAAACGTTTATCGGTAAAACAGTTTCAGCCTACAAATTAGAGACCTATTTAGGGGAGACTTCTGACGGTTATCTGTTTAAAGGAACCAACGGGAATAATGCGGTCTTAGTTAAGGTGATAAAGGTTAAACAGGAGAACCCTGAAAAGTACTTTCGTGAACTCGGTGAGGAGGTATCGAACTTAATCGCGCTTTTAAATCACCCTAACCTCATCAAACTTTATGCTATGAGTGTTGATGAACTGGTGATCAAGGACTTCTTAAAAGGTAATTACTCAACGTATCTTGAGAACCCACTAACCATTGTTAGTGAATATCCTACTGACGGTAATTTGAAAAGCATTAAGTTAGATAAGAGGATGATTTATAAGGCGGTTGCGGAAATCGCTTCGGCATTAGATTACTTACATTCACAAGGCTATATTCACACTGCTGTCAGCCCTTCAAGCATCTTCTTAAGTAACGGCGAGTTTAAGCTAGGAGGGTTGGAAAATGCGGTGAAAATCACTTCCTGGCGGATCAGAGAATTGAACGTGGACTATTTACCGGAAGAGGTTTTTGAAGGAGTAATCACTCCCTTACTCGACATATTCTCTTTAGGTATTACTATCTGCGAGTTGTTTGAAGGTAAGAATACAAGACCGGACTTGGAAGACTTGAGAAAATTACGGGAGTGCTATCTAAATGGAGACACTAGATCTGTTTCCGATATAGTAAAGAAGGGTAAAGCGAAATTGCAAGATTGGAAACCTAATTTACCGAAGGAGATAAACGGCTTTGTAGAAAGGATGGTCTCACCAGACCCTTCGAAGAGACCCACCGCTAAAGAGGTCGTGAAGTATTTTACATCACTTTAA
- the coaBC gene encoding bifunctional phosphopantothenoylcysteine decarboxylase/phosphopantothenate--cysteine ligase CoaBC, with protein MVIHPSKKIIGEISSELLNKKILVGVTGSVSIYKTIDLVRSLMRLSAEVQVIMSRDASKLVSPTMFEWATGNPVITKISGGIEHVTLAEDYDAYVIAPATANTISKIANGIADTPITVTALNFIGLKKPLILVPAMHLPMYFSPQMINNINKLKEMGVIVIEPFLVRDVAHYPDIEYLSNYISTILLRGKDLEGLKIVVTAGPTREHLDPVRFISNPSSGTMGVAIANEAYFRGADVVLVHGPLSTHIKPYVKKKVQVETTDEMANEVKKFVESGYNIVILAGAPADYKFKNTASSKIDSHTETPSVELEKTVKISSIIRKYSVFLVGFAAETVKDDNELIEKGKIKKERHGFDLLIANNASRNDIGFSSEYNEVIVIGNNFIKKINKNYKTVIAREILDIVKQEYKVQKHG; from the coding sequence ATGGTTATTCATCCCTCAAAGAAAATCATAGGTGAGATCTCCTCAGAACTTTTGAATAAAAAAATTTTAGTCGGAGTTACAGGTAGTGTGTCTATTTATAAGACTATCGACTTAGTAAGAAGCTTAATGAGGTTAAGTGCAGAAGTTCAGGTTATTATGAGTAGAGACGCTTCGAAATTAGTTTCTCCTACAATGTTTGAGTGGGCAACCGGTAATCCAGTCATAACAAAAATTTCTGGCGGAATAGAACATGTTACATTAGCTGAAGATTATGACGCATACGTTATTGCACCAGCTACAGCAAATACTATAAGCAAAATTGCTAATGGAATTGCAGATACTCCAATAACAGTTACTGCTCTTAATTTCATTGGTCTAAAAAAACCTCTAATCTTAGTTCCAGCGATGCATTTACCAATGTATTTTTCCCCTCAAATGATAAATAATATAAATAAACTGAAAGAAATGGGAGTTATTGTTATAGAACCTTTTCTTGTAAGAGATGTGGCTCACTATCCAGATATAGAATATTTATCAAATTATATTTCGACCATACTTCTTAGGGGTAAGGATTTAGAAGGATTGAAAATTGTCGTTACAGCTGGTCCTACAAGAGAGCATTTAGACCCCGTGAGATTTATTTCAAATCCTAGTAGTGGGACTATGGGGGTTGCAATAGCAAACGAGGCATATTTTAGAGGTGCTGATGTAGTTTTAGTTCATGGTCCTTTAAGTACTCATATAAAGCCTTATGTTAAAAAGAAAGTTCAAGTAGAAACAACTGATGAAATGGCTAATGAAGTAAAGAAATTTGTAGAAAGCGGATATAATATTGTGATTTTAGCTGGGGCTCCAGCAGATTATAAGTTTAAAAACACGGCTTCTTCAAAGATTGATAGTCATACAGAAACTCCTTCAGTAGAACTTGAAAAAACAGTAAAGATCTCAAGTATAATAAGGAAATATAGTGTTTTCTTAGTAGGTTTTGCTGCAGAGACCGTAAAAGATGACAATGAATTAATAGAAAAAGGCAAAATAAAGAAGGAGAGACATGGCTTTGATTTATTAATAGCAAATAATGCTTCTAGAAATGATATAGGATTTTCATCTGAATATAATGAAGTTATAGTAATTGGAAACAATTTTATAAAGAAAATAAATAAAAACTATAAAACAGTTATAGCTAGAGAAATACTTGACATAGTTAAGCAAGAGTATAAGGTTCAGAAACATGGGTAA
- the rimI gene encoding ribosomal protein S18-alanine N-acetyltransferase, with amino-acid sequence MEFAEAKKGKEYRIRNARLTDVDQIIKINRLALPENYPYYFFVEHLKEYEAAFFVAESDDEVVGYIMPRIEWGFSNLKQLPTLVKKGHVVSIAVLEQYRRLGIGTALLQASMKAMKEVYNAEEVYLEVRVSNLPAINLYRKLGFKEVKVLRHYYADGEDAYLMAAPL; translated from the coding sequence ATGGAGTTTGCTGAAGCAAAAAAGGGAAAAGAATATAGAATAAGAAATGCGAGGTTAACAGATGTAGATCAAATAATAAAAATTAATAGATTAGCTTTGCCCGAAAATTATCCCTATTATTTCTTTGTAGAACACCTAAAGGAGTATGAGGCAGCATTTTTTGTTGCGGAAAGTGATGACGAGGTAGTAGGATATATAATGCCTAGAATAGAATGGGGATTTAGTAACTTGAAACAATTACCTACATTAGTTAAAAAAGGGCATGTAGTATCTATAGCGGTTCTAGAACAATATAGAAGATTAGGTATAGGTACTGCATTACTTCAAGCTTCAATGAAAGCGATGAAAGAGGTTTACAATGCAGAAGAAGTTTATCTAGAAGTTAGAGTGAGTAATTTACCTGCTATTAATTTGTATAGAAAATTAGGGTTTAAAGAAGTAAAAGTATTAAGACATTATTATGCAGATGGAGAAGATGCTTACCTAATGGCTGCACCTCTTTAA
- a CDS encoding triphosphoribosyl-dephospho-CoA synthase has translation MLKATLEEYCDSISYVLSKASIDEALINKPGNASRVKDIKSVNFSDILYSALLMKRYYKEACKRKFNKKYESLYDLLYYAIVKSKELNVNFSIFGTSMQLLPIAYSSSYSLSDTLIKVSQVMLSLNNRDSYFFSLALQELNLSYLGKIEVMDYRELEKYALYEIFLKSSEIDSAVRNMVLNYRYSLEVVEEIRNKGLEEGVLYSFIKILCEVPDGLILRKYGAYTAIRVSQLACHILKNYSLKRIKDFDDFLVKNGYNPGSTADIIATGIGLYYLDEWYKKNSLGYTSTLQRGCDRFS, from the coding sequence ATGTTAAAGGCTACATTAGAAGAATATTGTGATAGTATAAGTTATGTTTTATCTAAGGCTTCTATTGATGAGGCTTTAATAAATAAGCCTGGTAATGCTTCTAGAGTCAAAGATATTAAATCTGTGAATTTTTCTGACATACTTTATTCAGCCTTATTAATGAAGAGATATTACAAAGAAGCTTGCAAGAGAAAGTTTAATAAAAAATATGAAAGTCTTTATGATTTGCTTTACTATGCTATAGTCAAAAGCAAAGAACTTAATGTAAATTTCTCTATTTTTGGTACTTCAATGCAATTGTTACCAATTGCTTATTCTTCTTCCTACTCATTAAGCGATACTTTAATCAAAGTTTCACAAGTTATGCTTTCTTTAAATAACAGAGACTCGTATTTTTTCTCTCTAGCATTACAAGAGCTGAATTTATCATACTTGGGAAAGATAGAGGTTATGGATTACAGAGAATTAGAGAAGTATGCACTATATGAGATTTTTTTGAAATCTTCAGAAATAGATAGTGCCGTAAGAAATATGGTTTTAAATTATAGATATTCTTTAGAAGTTGTAGAAGAGATTAGAAATAAAGGATTAGAAGAAGGAGTTCTATATAGTTTCATAAAAATATTATGTGAAGTTCCAGATGGTTTAATTTTAAGAAAATACGGAGCTTATACTGCTATACGTGTTTCACAACTTGCATGCCATATCCTTAAAAATTATTCTTTGAAGAGAATAAAGGACTTTGATGATTTTTTAGTTAAAAATGGTTATAATCCCGGGTCAACGGCAGATATTATAGCTACTGGTATTGGTTTATATTATCTTGATGAATGGTATAAGAAAAATAGCCTTGGTTACACAAGTACCTTGCAGAGAGGATGTGATAGATTTTCTTAA
- a CDS encoding nucleotidyltransferase — MGRDYFLDKDLIISKDNSIYVVYSNINPFGYVYAYLKYIYTGKGIWKGYERVLRYYGVHNLLKINQEYIYEPCYDVSFPILRKSMIVKHLKPEEKMRKIMRKSENKLESLALEIYDYVGTKNIGITGSLLARISHEGSDIDFVIYGIKDAIDFLESFQGFDEDKDWILETIKNYDVPLDLARELYDKRIRGIYKGIKYSFLFVNDKVEKYCNIACKRIGEGEIIANVNDKFHSLFYPSVVSLSNVSIIKGSFAPQILVSYEGIYSILLYKSNRIYAKGMIMSCEDGEVKMIIGDRDVKGYIRRIL, encoded by the coding sequence ATGGGAAGAGATTATTTCCTTGATAAAGACCTAATAATTAGTAAAGATAATAGTATTTACGTTGTTTATTCTAATATTAACCCTTTTGGTTACGTGTATGCCTATTTAAAATACATATACACTGGAAAAGGGATTTGGAAAGGATACGAAAGAGTATTAAGATATTATGGTGTTCATAATCTGCTTAAAATTAATCAAGAATATATATATGAACCTTGTTATGATGTGTCTTTCCCTATATTAAGAAAGTCTATGATAGTAAAGCACTTGAAACCTGAGGAAAAAATGAGAAAAATAATGAGAAAAAGTGAAAATAAGTTAGAAAGTTTAGCCTTGGAAATTTATGATTACGTAGGTACTAAGAATATTGGAATAACTGGTAGTTTACTGGCTAGAATTTCGCATGAAGGTTCCGATATTGATTTTGTGATTTATGGTATTAAAGATGCTATTGATTTTCTTGAATCATTTCAAGGTTTTGATGAGGATAAAGATTGGATATTGGAAACTATTAAGAACTATGATGTCCCCTTAGATCTTGCTAGGGAGCTTTATGATAAAAGAATTAGGGGAATTTATAAGGGTATTAAATATTCCTTTCTTTTTGTGAATGATAAAGTCGAAAAATATTGTAATATTGCATGCAAAAGAATAGGAGAAGGAGAGATTATTGCTAATGTTAATGATAAATTTCATTCGCTTTTTTATCCTTCTGTGGTTTCTTTGTCAAATGTATCCATAATAAAAGGTAGTTTTGCTCCTCAAATTCTCGTTTCATATGAAGGTATATATTCTATACTTTTGTATAAGTCTAATAGGATATATGCTAAAGGTATGATTATGAGTTGTGAAGATGGTGAAGTAAAAATGATAATAGGTGATAGAGATGTTAAAGGCTACATTAGAAGAATATTGTGA